Proteins encoded together in one Impatiens glandulifera chromosome 1, dImpGla2.1, whole genome shotgun sequence window:
- the LOC124929035 gene encoding uncharacterized protein LOC124929035, with amino-acid sequence MVEEDDTMFGDVVEVEEGDGGDDEVKAERCTHIFRFCQRILKDLGNHFLLSLRLSTETLRRRPPYIANPTSPLSLRRRHSLSDVATLFLPIPFIGFLSPQVGPDSDGPNLPTLGLDEFRPFVCRLLEFKFCSSTSTVGSTVARLNLTVLITHQSTQ; translated from the exons ATGGTAGAAGAAGATGATACAATGTTTGGTGATGTTGTGGAGGTCGAAGAGGGTGATGGTGGAGACGATGAG GTCAAAGCCGAAAGATGTACACATATATTTCGGTTTTGCCAAAGAATACTGAAAGATTTAGG AAATCatttccttctctctcttcgCCTCTCTACCGAAACCCTCCGACGCCGCCCTCCTTACATCGCGAATCCGACGTCGCCGTTGTCTCTCCGACGTCGCCACTCTCTCTCCGACGTCGCCACTCTCTTTCTGCCGATCCCGTTCATAG GATTTCTCTCACCTCAGGTCGGCCCCGACTCCGACGGCCCCAACCTCCCTACACTCGGCTTAGACGAATTTCGTCCCTTTGTTTGCCGCCTTCTGGAGTTTAAGTTCTG ctctTCAACTTCGACAGTCGGTAGCACCGTAGCACGACTCAACCTCACGGTCCTCATAACTCACCAATCAACTCAGTAA